A single region of the Pan troglodytes isolate AG18354 chromosome 18, NHGRI_mPanTro3-v2.0_pri, whole genome shotgun sequence genome encodes:
- the TEDC2 gene encoding tubulin epsilon and delta complex protein 2 isoform X1: MAPPSTQLPKPKSRRRPQSPPWRPRGPSSEPESPSDLGGRSGRGLRLARKEGEKASGAAPEPWFRIGQPGREGAAFPPGRGGLPSRKGRGSSEAANCKETPPPSCCRRTARAGWWPSCREPWTPAHSDNCNWSRACAFAVGCCMPGTRTPGPTGQTSLGPSESRPERPGLGDRAQPPTSELEPTGTRALKPPPGPETNEEDPLPACTPSPQDLKELEFLTQALEKAVRVRRGITKAGERDKAPSLKSRPIVTSSGTTVSAPPHSPGQAGGHASDRRPTKGLCQTTVPAKGHPERRLLSVGDRTRVGMGARTPRPGAGLRDQQMAPSAAPQAPEAFTLKEKGHLLRLPAAFRKAASQNSSLWAQLSSTQTSDSTDAAAAKTQFLQNMQTASGGPQPRLSAVEVEAEAGRLRKACSLLRLRMREELSAAPMDWMQEYRCLLTLEGLQAMVGQCLHRLQELRAAVAEQPPRPCPVGRPPGASPSCGGRAEPAWSPQLLVYSSTQELQTLAALKLRVAVLDQQIHLEKVLMAELLPLVSAAQPQGPPWLALCRAVHSLLCEGGARVLTILRDEPAV; this comes from the exons ATGGCGCCCCCATCTACCCAGTTACCCAAACCAAAATCCCGGCGTCGCCCGCAGTCACCTCCCTGGCGGCCTCGGGGGCCCAGCTCCGAGCCGGAGTCCCCGTCAGACCTAGGAGGCAGGAGTGGGCGGGGCTTGAGGCTTGCCCgcaaggagggagagaaagcttCGGGGGCGGCCCCTGAGCCCTGGTTCAGGATTGGGCAGCCCGGCCGGGAAGGGGCGGCCTTCCCTCCCGGAAGGGGCGGCCTTCCCTCCCGGAAGGGGCGTGGCTCTTCAGAGGCGGCAAATTGCAAGGAGACGCCGCCGCCTTCATGCTGCCGGCGGACTGCTCGCGCCG GCTGGTGGCCGAGCTGCAGGGAGCCCTGGACGCCTGCGCACAGCGACAATTGCAATTGGAGCAGAGCCTGCGCGTTTGCCGTCGGCTGCTGCATGCCTGGTACGCGGACCCCGGGACCCACTGGCCAGACCTCCCTCGGGCCCTCAGAGTCCCGCCCCGAGCGCCCAGGGCTGGGAGACCGGGCGCAGCCGCCCACTTCGGAGCT GGAACCAACTGGGACCCGGGCTTTGAAGCCACCTCCAGGGCCAGAAACTAATGAAGAGGACCCCCTTCCAG CATGCACACCTAGTCCACAAGACCTCAAAGAGTTGGAGTTTCTGACCCAGGCACTGGAGAAGGCTGTACGAGTTCGAAGAGGCATCACTAAGGCTGGAGAAAGAGACAAGGCCCCCAGCCTGAAATCTAGGCCCATTGTCACCTCTTCTGGCACGACAGTCTCCGCCCCACCCCATTCCCCAGGCCAAGCTGGTGGCCATGCTTCAGACAGGAGACCCACCAAGGGCCTCTGCCAGACCACGGTGCCTGCCAAGGGCCACCCTGAGCGCCGGCTGCTGTCAGTGGGGGATAGGACCCGTGTTGGGATGGGAGCCCGAACCCCCAGGCCTGGGGCGGGCCTCAGGGACCAGCAAATGGCCCCATCCGCTGCTCCTCAGGCCCCAGAAGCCTTCACACTCAAGGAGAAGGG GCACCTGCTGCGGCTGCCTGCGGCATTCAGGAAAGCAGCTTCCCAGAACTCGAG CCTGTGGGCCCAGCTCAGTTCCACACAGACCAGTGATTCCACGGATGCCGCCGCTGCCAAAACCCAGTTCCTCCAGAACATGCAGACAGCT TCAGGCGGACCCCAGCCCAGGCTCAGTGCTGTGGAGGTGGAGGCGGAGGCGGGGCGCCTGCGGAAGGCCTGCTCACTGCTGAGACTGCGCATGAGGGAGGAGCTCTCGGCAG CCCCCATGGACTGGATGCAGGAGTACCGCTGCCTGCTCACGCTGGAGGGGCTGCAGGCCATGGTGGGCCAGTGTCTGCACAGGCTGCAGGAACTGCGTGCAG CGGTGGCGGAACAGCCACCAAGACCGTGTCCTGTGGGGAGGCCCCCCGGAGCCTCGCCGTCCTGTGGGGGTAGAGCGGAGCCTGCATGGAGCCCCCAGCTGCTTGTCTACTCCAGCACCCAGGAGCTGCAGACCCTGGCGGCCCTCAAGCTGCGAGTGGCTGTGCTGGACCAGCAGATCCACTTGGAAAAG gtCCTGATGGCTGAACTCCTCCCCCTGGTAAGCGCTGCACAGCCGCAGGGGCCGCCCTGGCTGGCCCTGTGCCGGGCTGTGCACAGCCTGCTCTGCGAGGGAGGAGCACGTGTCCTTACCATCCTGCGGGACGAACCTGCAGTCTGA
- the TEDC2 gene encoding tubulin epsilon and delta complex protein 2 isoform X3, translating to MAPPSTQLPKPKSRRRPQSPPWRPRGPSSEPESPSDLGGRSGRGLRLARKEGEKASGAAPEPWFRIGQPGREGAAFPPGRGGLPSRKGRGSSEAANCKETPPPSCCRRTARAGWWPSCREPWTPAHSDNCNWSRACAFAVGCCMPGTRTPGPTGQTSLGPSESRPERPGLGDRAQPPTSELEPTGTRALKPPPGPETNEEDPLPACTPSPQDLKELEFLTQALEKAVRVRRGITKAGERDKAPSLKSRPIVTSSGTTVSAPPHSPGQAGGHASDRRPTKGLCQTTVPAKGHPERRLLSVGDRTRVGMGARTPRPGAGLRDQQMAPSAAPQAPEAFTLKEKGHLLRLPAAFRKAASQNSSQCPLGSLRPLEAPPGIQQSQTPSLWSPPWPLPTSQGPAYWLE from the exons ATGGCGCCCCCATCTACCCAGTTACCCAAACCAAAATCCCGGCGTCGCCCGCAGTCACCTCCCTGGCGGCCTCGGGGGCCCAGCTCCGAGCCGGAGTCCCCGTCAGACCTAGGAGGCAGGAGTGGGCGGGGCTTGAGGCTTGCCCgcaaggagggagagaaagcttCGGGGGCGGCCCCTGAGCCCTGGTTCAGGATTGGGCAGCCCGGCCGGGAAGGGGCGGCCTTCCCTCCCGGAAGGGGCGGCCTTCCCTCCCGGAAGGGGCGTGGCTCTTCAGAGGCGGCAAATTGCAAGGAGACGCCGCCGCCTTCATGCTGCCGGCGGACTGCTCGCGCCG GCTGGTGGCCGAGCTGCAGGGAGCCCTGGACGCCTGCGCACAGCGACAATTGCAATTGGAGCAGAGCCTGCGCGTTTGCCGTCGGCTGCTGCATGCCTGGTACGCGGACCCCGGGACCCACTGGCCAGACCTCCCTCGGGCCCTCAGAGTCCCGCCCCGAGCGCCCAGGGCTGGGAGACCGGGCGCAGCCGCCCACTTCGGAGCT GGAACCAACTGGGACCCGGGCTTTGAAGCCACCTCCAGGGCCAGAAACTAATGAAGAGGACCCCCTTCCAG CATGCACACCTAGTCCACAAGACCTCAAAGAGTTGGAGTTTCTGACCCAGGCACTGGAGAAGGCTGTACGAGTTCGAAGAGGCATCACTAAGGCTGGAGAAAGAGACAAGGCCCCCAGCCTGAAATCTAGGCCCATTGTCACCTCTTCTGGCACGACAGTCTCCGCCCCACCCCATTCCCCAGGCCAAGCTGGTGGCCATGCTTCAGACAGGAGACCCACCAAGGGCCTCTGCCAGACCACGGTGCCTGCCAAGGGCCACCCTGAGCGCCGGCTGCTGTCAGTGGGGGATAGGACCCGTGTTGGGATGGGAGCCCGAACCCCCAGGCCTGGGGCGGGCCTCAGGGACCAGCAAATGGCCCCATCCGCTGCTCCTCAGGCCCCAGAAGCCTTCACACTCAAGGAGAAGGG GCACCTGCTGCGGCTGCCTGCGGCATTCAGGAAAGCAGCTTCCCAGAACTCGAG TCAGTGTCCTCTTGGTTCCCTGCGGCCTCTGGAGGCCCCTCCTGGCATTCAGCAGAGTCAGACGCCCAGCCTGTGGTCCCCACCCTGGCCCTTGCCTACCTCCCAAGGCCCAGCTTACTGGCTGGAATAA
- the NTN3 gene encoding netrin-3, with protein MPGWPWGLLLTAGTLFAALSPGPPAPADPCHDEGGAPRGCVPGLVNAALGREVLASSTCGRPATRACDASDPRRAHPPALLTSPGGTASPLCWRSESLPRAPLNVTLTVPLGKAFELVFVSLRFCSAPPASVALLKSQDHGRSWAPLGFFSSHCDLDYGRLPAPADGPAGPGPEALCFPAPLAQPDGSGLLAFSMQDSSPPGLDLDSSPVLQDWVTATDVRVVLTRPSTAGDPRDMEAIVPYSYAATDLQVGGRCKCNGHASRCLLDTQGHLICDCRHGTEGPDCGRCKPFYCDRPWQRATARESHACLACSCNGHARRCRFNMELYRLSGRRSGGVCLNCRHNTAGRHCHYCREGFYRDPGRALSDRRACRACDCHPVGAAGKTCNQTTGQCPCKDGVTGLTCNRCAPGFQQSRSPVAPCVKTPIPGPTEDSSPVQPQDCDSHCKPARGSYRISLKKFCKKDYAVQVAVGAHGEARGAWTRFPVAVLAVFRSGEERARRGSSALWVPAGDAACGCPRLLPGRRYLLLGGGPGAAAGGAGGRGPGLIAARGSLVLPWRDAWTRRLRRLQRRERRGRCSAA; from the exons ATGCCTGGCTGGCCCTGGGGGCTGCTGCTGACGGCAGGCACGCTCTTCGCCGCCCTGAGCCCTGGGCCGCCGGCGCCCGCCGACCCCTGCCACGATGAGGGGGGTGCGCCCCGCGGCTGCGTGCCAGGCCTGGTGAACGCCGCCCTGGGCCGCGAGGTGCTGGCTTCCAGCACGTGCGGGCGGCCGGCCACACGGGCCTGCGACGCCTCCGACCCGCGACGGGCACACCCCCCCGCCCTCCTTACTTCCCCAGGGGGCACGGCCAGCCCTCTGTGCTGGCGCTCGGAGTCGCTGCCTCGGGCACCCCTCAACGTGACTCTCACGGTGCCCCTGGGCAAGGCTTTTGAGCTGGTCTTCGTGAGCCTGCGCTTCTGCTCAGCTCCCCCAGCCTCCGTGGCCTTGCTCAAGTCTCAGGACCATGGCCGCAGCTGGGCCCCGTTGGGCTTCTTCTCCTCCCACTGTGACCTGGACTATGGCCGTCTGCCTGCCCCTGCCGATGGCCCAGCTGGCCCAGGGCCTGAGGCCCTGTGCTTCCCTGCACCCCTGGCCCAGCCTGATGGCAGCGGCCTTCTGGCCTTCAGCATGCAGGACAGCAGCCCCCCAGGCCTGGACCTGGACAGCAGCCCAGTGCTCCAAGACTGGGTGACCGCCACCGACGTCCGTGTAGTGCTCACAAGGCCTAGCACAGCGGGTGACCCCAGGGACATGGAGGCCATCGTCCCTTACTCCTACGCAGCCACCGACCTCCAGGTGGGCGGGCGCTGCAAGTGCAATGGACATGCCTCACGGTGCCTGCTGGACACACAGGGCCACCTGATCTGCGACTGTCGGCATGGCACCGAGGGCCCTGACTGCGGCCGCTGCAAGCCCTTCTACTGCGACAGGCCATGGCAGCGGGCCACTGCCCGGGAATCCCACGCCTGCCTCG CTTGCTCCTGCAACGGTCATGCCCGCCGCTGCCGATTCAACATGGAGCTGTACCGACTGTCCGGCCGCCGCAGCGGGGGTGTCTGTCTCAACTGCCGGCACAACACTGCCGGCCGCCACTGCCACTACTGCCGGGAGGGCTTCTATCGAGACCCTGGCCGTGCCCTGAGTGACCGTCGGGCTTGCAGGG CCTGCGACTGTCACCCGGTTGGTGCTGCTGGCAAGACCTGCAACCAGACCACAGGCCAGTGTCCCTGCAAGGATGGCGTCACTGGCCTCACCTGCAACCGCTGCGCGCCTGGCTTCCAGCAAAGCCGCTCCCCAGTGGCGCCTTGTGTTA aGACCCCTATCCCTGGACCCACTGAGGACAGCAGCCCTGTGCAGCCCCAGG ACTGTGACTCGCACTGCAAACCTGCCCGTGGCAGCTACCGCATCAGCCTAAAGAAGTTCTGCAAGAAGGACTATG CGGTGCAGGTGGCGGTGGGTGCGCACGGCGAGGCGCGCGGCGCGTGGACACGCTTCCCGGTGGCGGTGCTCGCCGTGTTCCGGAGCGGAGAGGAGCGCGCGCGGCGCGGGAGTAGCGCGCTGTGGGTGCCCGCCGGGGATGCGGCCTGCGGCTGCCCGCGCCTGCTCCCCGGCCGCCGCTACCTCCTGCTGGGGGGCGGGCCTGGAGCCGCGGCTGGGGGCGCGGGGGGCCGGGGGCCCGGGCTCATCGCCGCCCGCGGAAGCCTCGTGCTACCCTGGAGGGACGCGTGGACGCGGCGCCTGCGGAGGCTGCAGCGACGCGAACGGCGGGGGCGCTGCAGCGCCGCCTGA
- the TEDC2 gene encoding tubulin epsilon and delta complex protein 2 isoform X2, with amino-acid sequence MLPADCSRRLVAELQGALDACAQRQLQLEQSLRVCRRLLHAWEPTGTRALKPPPGPETNEEDPLPACTPSPQDLKELEFLTQALEKAVRVRRGITKAGERDKAPSLKSRPIVTSSGTTVSAPPHSPGQAGGHASDRRPTKGLCQTTVPAKGHPERRLLSVGDRTRVGMGARTPRPGAGLRDQQMAPSAAPQAPEAFTLKEKGHLLRLPAAFRKAASQNSSLWAQLSSTQTSDSTDAAAAKTQFLQNMQTASGGPQPRLSAVEVEAEAGRLRKACSLLRLRMREELSAAPMDWMQEYRCLLTLEGLQAMVGQCLHRLQELRAAVAEQPPRPCPVGRPPGASPSCGGRAEPAWSPQLLVYSSTQELQTLAALKLRVAVLDQQIHLEKVLMAELLPLVSAAQPQGPPWLALCRAVHSLLCEGGARVLTILRDEPAV; translated from the exons ATGCTGCCGGCGGACTGCTCGCGCCG GCTGGTGGCCGAGCTGCAGGGAGCCCTGGACGCCTGCGCACAGCGACAATTGCAATTGGAGCAGAGCCTGCGCGTTTGCCGTCGGCTGCTGCATGCCTG GGAACCAACTGGGACCCGGGCTTTGAAGCCACCTCCAGGGCCAGAAACTAATGAAGAGGACCCCCTTCCAG CATGCACACCTAGTCCACAAGACCTCAAAGAGTTGGAGTTTCTGACCCAGGCACTGGAGAAGGCTGTACGAGTTCGAAGAGGCATCACTAAGGCTGGAGAAAGAGACAAGGCCCCCAGCCTGAAATCTAGGCCCATTGTCACCTCTTCTGGCACGACAGTCTCCGCCCCACCCCATTCCCCAGGCCAAGCTGGTGGCCATGCTTCAGACAGGAGACCCACCAAGGGCCTCTGCCAGACCACGGTGCCTGCCAAGGGCCACCCTGAGCGCCGGCTGCTGTCAGTGGGGGATAGGACCCGTGTTGGGATGGGAGCCCGAACCCCCAGGCCTGGGGCGGGCCTCAGGGACCAGCAAATGGCCCCATCCGCTGCTCCTCAGGCCCCAGAAGCCTTCACACTCAAGGAGAAGGG GCACCTGCTGCGGCTGCCTGCGGCATTCAGGAAAGCAGCTTCCCAGAACTCGAG CCTGTGGGCCCAGCTCAGTTCCACACAGACCAGTGATTCCACGGATGCCGCCGCTGCCAAAACCCAGTTCCTCCAGAACATGCAGACAGCT TCAGGCGGACCCCAGCCCAGGCTCAGTGCTGTGGAGGTGGAGGCGGAGGCGGGGCGCCTGCGGAAGGCCTGCTCACTGCTGAGACTGCGCATGAGGGAGGAGCTCTCGGCAG CCCCCATGGACTGGATGCAGGAGTACCGCTGCCTGCTCACGCTGGAGGGGCTGCAGGCCATGGTGGGCCAGTGTCTGCACAGGCTGCAGGAACTGCGTGCAG CGGTGGCGGAACAGCCACCAAGACCGTGTCCTGTGGGGAGGCCCCCCGGAGCCTCGCCGTCCTGTGGGGGTAGAGCGGAGCCTGCATGGAGCCCCCAGCTGCTTGTCTACTCCAGCACCCAGGAGCTGCAGACCCTGGCGGCCCTCAAGCTGCGAGTGGCTGTGCTGGACCAGCAGATCCACTTGGAAAAG gtCCTGATGGCTGAACTCCTCCCCCTGGTAAGCGCTGCACAGCCGCAGGGGCCGCCCTGGCTGGCCCTGTGCCGGGCTGTGCACAGCCTGCTCTGCGAGGGAGGAGCACGTGTCCTTACCATCCTGCGGGACGAACCTGCAGTCTGA